A stretch of the Bacillus sp. FJAT-18017 genome encodes the following:
- the dndD gene encoding DNA sulfur modification protein DndD — MLLKKLVFDNYKTYYGFQSIDLYIPKDVREESGKNIILLGGLNGAGKTTILKAILYILFGKRGISDTEYKRLFSNIINNTFFSEGGRECSISLTIETDFNEEWTLKIKWYFDQNKRMTHEKRDLEVKKVGGKTSKKARIDNIEVFNKFIDRIIPYHAAPFFIFDGEEIKDIILRQNNNEMKEAIQKITGIGAYKQLLSDLRGLKSNIEGKLARSVSHSNKSKLESELDQINEKITPLDSKKQQILNEIRKYESLINQTKQVRNDKVLQNSKSREVIIKRQSRVQTELDLAKEDLNHLLKENMVNIILRDKITKLKRKLKAENEVSHKKILQKASLTPYHNFMDQLLSKSITPPLSNEQLEQIKKIGEDVWIKENHIRYTVPENFEEIHDISNSDYAYLINLPIRDKQEVTNRINNIEKMQQDLNAIEIEIRNAPESVNIEEENQKIDMLVKKVGEFNLRLRSINSKLNEANAEKTNILNRLSRVSGQDEGLEDLQKQYKDVEKTINAMEQYVSEVTKLKATFIREEFSSMLVRLFRKQDEFGKIEFDINTYTIRLYNDRMQEISIQDRSAGEMQMISSAFIWALTKASDLSLPMVIDTPLGRLDSYHRNHLINHYYKELSEQVIILSTDTEITSDYIKLMEANSYKQYMLDYDEAKKYTVIRDGYFDFVRR; from the coding sequence ATGTTACTAAAAAAGTTAGTTTTCGATAATTACAAAACATATTATGGTTTTCAGTCAATAGACCTTTATATTCCCAAGGATGTTAGAGAAGAGAGCGGAAAAAACATTATACTTCTCGGAGGGCTTAACGGCGCAGGAAAAACAACTATTCTTAAAGCTATCCTATATATCCTTTTTGGTAAAAGGGGGATATCGGATACTGAATATAAAAGGTTGTTTTCAAACATTATAAATAATACTTTCTTTAGCGAAGGAGGACGAGAATGTTCGATCTCTCTTACTATTGAAACCGATTTTAATGAGGAATGGACACTTAAAATAAAATGGTACTTTGACCAGAATAAGAGAATGACTCATGAGAAACGGGATCTTGAGGTTAAGAAAGTTGGAGGAAAGACATCAAAAAAAGCTAGAATTGATAATATTGAGGTATTTAATAAATTCATTGATAGAATAATACCTTATCATGCAGCTCCATTCTTTATTTTTGATGGTGAGGAAATTAAAGATATTATTCTGCGTCAGAATAACAATGAAATGAAAGAAGCCATTCAAAAAATTACTGGAATAGGAGCATATAAGCAATTGCTTTCTGATCTTCGGGGTTTGAAAAGCAACATTGAAGGTAAATTAGCGAGGTCAGTGAGTCATTCTAATAAAAGTAAACTTGAATCTGAATTAGATCAGATTAATGAAAAAATAACTCCCTTGGATTCAAAGAAACAGCAAATATTAAATGAAATTAGGAAGTACGAATCTTTAATTAATCAAACAAAACAGGTTAGAAATGATAAGGTATTACAAAACTCAAAATCTAGAGAAGTCATTATTAAAAGACAATCCCGGGTTCAAACTGAATTAGATCTTGCCAAAGAAGATTTGAATCACCTTCTCAAGGAGAATATGGTTAACATTATTCTCCGGGACAAAATAACTAAATTAAAAAGGAAATTAAAAGCTGAGAACGAAGTTAGCCATAAGAAAATTCTACAAAAAGCTTCTTTAACTCCATATCACAACTTTATGGATCAACTGCTTAGCAAGAGTATAACTCCCCCACTTTCCAACGAGCAGCTAGAACAGATCAAGAAAATTGGGGAGGATGTCTGGATTAAAGAAAACCATATTCGTTATACCGTACCTGAAAATTTTGAAGAAATCCATGACATTTCAAACAGTGATTATGCTTACCTGATTAATCTTCCTATAAGAGATAAACAGGAAGTTACAAACAGAATAAATAATATAGAAAAAATGCAACAAGATTTAAATGCGATCGAAATTGAAATTAGGAATGCTCCAGAATCAGTAAACATTGAAGAAGAAAATCAAAAAATAGATATGCTTGTAAAGAAAGTAGGTGAATTTAACCTTCGCCTTAGGTCAATTAATTCTAAGTTAAACGAAGCTAATGCGGAGAAAACCAATATACTTAATAGACTTAGTAGAGTAAGTGGCCAGGACGAAGGCTTAGAAGACCTTCAAAAACAATATAAAGACGTAGAGAAAACAATTAATGCAATGGAACAATATGTTTCAGAAGTAACTAAGCTAAAAGCCACTTTTATAAGGGAAGAATTTTCTTCTATGCTTGTGCGCTTGTTTAGAAAGCAAGATGAATTTGGAAAAATAGAATTTGATATTAATACCTACACTATTCGTCTCTATAATGACCGTATGCAAGAAATTAGCATCCAAGATCGTTCAGCAGGTGAAATGCAAATGATTTCTTCAGCATTTATTTGGGCATTAACAAAAGCGTCCGATTTATCTTTACCTATGGTAATTGATACTCCACTCGGAAGGCTTGATAGTTACCATAGGAACCATTTAATAAATCACTATTACAAAGAGCTAAGTGAACAGGTTATTATCCTCTCAACTGATACAGAGATAACTTCTGATTATATTAAGTTAATGGAAGCAAACTCTTATAAACAATACATGCTAGATTATGATGAGGCAAAGAAGTACACAGTTATACGTGATGGATATTTTGATTTTGTAAGAAGGTGA